One segment of Rosa chinensis cultivar Old Blush chromosome 6, RchiOBHm-V2, whole genome shotgun sequence DNA contains the following:
- the LOC112173796 gene encoding alcohol dehydrogenase — translation MSNTAGKVIKCKAAVAWEAGKPLVIEEVEVAPPQKHEVRLKILFTALCHTDVYFWEAKGQNPLFPRILGHEAGGIVESVGEGVTELKPGDHVLPVFTGECKECAHCKSEESNMCDLLRINTDRGTMLNDGKSRFSKDGKPIYHFVGTSTFSEYTVSHVGSVAKINPAAPLDKVCVLSCGICTGFGATVNVAKPKKGSSVAIFGLGAVGLAAAEGARVSGAARIIGVDLNSNRFEEAKKFGVNEFVNPKDHNKPVQEVIAEMTNGGVDRSVECTGSIQAMISAFECVHDGWGVAVLVGVPNKDDTFKTHPVNFLNERTLKGTFYGNYKPRTDLPGVVEKYMNKELEVDKFITHSVSFSEINKAFEYMKAGQGIRCVIRMEH, via the exons ATGTCCAACACTGCTGGCAAGGTGATCAAGTGCAAAG CTGCGGTGGCCTGGGAAGCCGGGAAGCCGCTGGTTATTGAGGAAGTGGAGGTGGCACCACCACAGAAACATGAAGTACGCTTGAAGATCCTCTTTACCGCTCTGTGCCACACTGATGTATACTTCTGGGAAGCAAAG GGACAAAATCCACTGTTCCCTCGGATTTTAGGTCATGAAGCTGGAGG AATCGTGGAAAGCGTAGGTGAGGGTGTAACTGAACTCAAACCGGGAGACCATGTCCTCCCGGTGTTCACTGGAGAATGCAAGGAGTGCGCACATTGTAAATCAGAGGAAAGCAACATGTGTGATCTCCTAAGGATTAATACCGACAGGGGTACTATGCTCAATGATGGCAAGAGCAGGTTTTCCAAGGATGGAAAGCCAATTTATCACTTTGTTGGTACCTCTACATTCAGTGAATACACTGTTTCACATGTTGGTTCCGTTGCGAAGATCAACCCTGCAGCACCTCTTGACAAAGTTTGTGTTCTTAGTTGCGGAATTTGTACAG GTTTTGGTGCAACTGTAAATGTTGCAAAGCCGAAAAAGGGTTCATCTGTTGCCATTTTCGGATTGGGTGCTGTTGGTCTTGCT GCTGCGGAAGGTGCACGGGTTTCTGGGGCTGCAAGGATCATCGGAGTTGATCTGAACTCCAACCGATTTGAGGAAG CTAAGAAGTTTGGGGTGAATGAATTTGTGAATCCAAAAGATCATAACAAACCTGTTCAGGAG GTGATTGCTGAGATGACCAATGGTGGAGTTGATCGGAGTGTTGAGTGCACTGGAAGCATCCAGGCTATGATATCTGCCTTTGAATGTGTTCATGAT GGTTGGGGAGTTGCTGTACTTGTTGGAGTGCCAAACAAAGATGACACGTTCAAAACCCATCCGGTGAACTTCTTGAATGAGAGGACTCTTAAGGGTACTTTCTATGGTAACTACAAGCCCCGCACTGATCTACCTGGTGTTGTGGAGAAGTACATGAACAAG GAGCTGGAAGTGGACAAATTTATCACTCACTCTGTTTCTTTCTCTGAGATCAACAAGGCATTTGAGTACATGAAGGCAGGACAGGGCATCCGGTGCGTCATCCGCATGGAGCACTAG